Proteins encoded in a region of the Carassius auratus strain Wakin chromosome 21, ASM336829v1, whole genome shotgun sequence genome:
- the LOC113038220 gene encoding lipase member H-like translates to MQCICASTVPCCHQFELLSGLAVPQRRNVTPVGGCLWTWWVELCKCVILLFPGVFRGIVSNPDRIKPHCQTETSPHSSNMVCRTLFWRLVFVTLMFEAHRAEECKEMTDLDLKHSLTGTSLKVRLLLYTRLNVSCGQLLSHQEPFSNPGFNLSSPTTFLIHGYRPTGSPPVWLTEFVKLLLVRRDMNVVVVDWNHGATNINYWKVVDNTRKVAANLTDLIQKMKEKGADLGSIHMIGVSLGAHISGFTGANFNGSIGRITALDPAGPQFNGRPVSERLDPSDAQFVEALHTDMDALGYRDVLGHIDYYANGGADQPGCPRTIFSGSQYFKCDHQRSVFLYMSSLNGSCPITAYPCDSYTLFQDGKCMDCGSFAPDGCPVFGYDAVRWRDRLLQLGQTRTYFQTNKDLPFCKFGYKVDIITWNQKTHWGYLTIKLSDGQEEARVELNHKTLMFERFVESSILAQFERDVQPVKEITLRFCTGKGLRPRTKLRILSIRLTPLQNQLRPLCRYDLLLKENKDVTFRPIPCEDSNF, encoded by the exons ATGCAGTGCATCTGTGCCTCCACAGTCCCCTGCTGTCACCAGTTTGAGCTTTTGTCTGGTCTTGCTGTTCCTCAGCGCAGGAATGTGACACCTGTAGGCGGATGTTTGTGGACGTGGTGGGTGGAGCTGTGTAAGTGTGTCATCTTACTATTTCCTGGAGTCTTCAGAGGAATTGTCAGCAACCCTGACAGAATAAAGCCTCACTGTCAGACAGAAACCTCTCCTCACTCGTCCAACATG gtctGCAGGACGTTGTTTTGGAGGCTTGTGTTTGTGACGTTGATGTTTGAAGCTCACAGAG CTGAGGAGTGTAAGGAGATGACAGACCTGGACCTGAAGCACTCTCTGACCGGGACGTCTTTGAAAGTGAGATTACTGCTCTACACTCGGCTCAATGTGTCCTGTGGTCAGCTGCTGTCCCACCAAGAGCCCTTCAGCAACCCTGGCTTCAACCTCAGCTCCCCGACGACCTTCCTCATCCACGGCTACCGGCCCACCGGCTCGCCCCCCGTCTGGCTCACAGAGTTCGTGAAGCTCCTCCTGGTGCGCCGCGACATGAACGTCGTCGTGGTGGACTGGAACCATGGAGCCACCAACATCAACTACTGGAAAGTGGTGGATAACACACGCAAGGTTGCTGCAAACCTTACAGACCTCATCCAGAAGATGAAG GAGAAAGGGGCAGATCTGGGCTCCATACACATGATTGGTGTCAGTTTAGGGGCCCACATCTCAGGGTTCACGGGGGCCAATTTTAACGGCAGCATTGGCAGGATAACAG cgctgGATCCGGCGGGGCCCCAGTTTAACGGTCGGCCCGTCAGCGAGCGTCTCGACCCGTCTGATGCACAGTTCGTGGAGGCGCTGCACACAGACATGGACG CGCTGGGCTACCGTGATGTCCTGGGTCACATCGATTATTACGCCAACGGTGGAGCGGATCAGCCTGGATGCCCCAGAACCATCTTTTCAG GCTCGCAGTATTTCAAGTGTGACCATCAGAGGTCCGTGTTCCTCTACATGAGCTCACTGAACGGCTCGTGTCCCATCACTGCGTACCCCTGTGACTCCTACACACTCTTCCAGGACGGGAAGTGCATGGACTGTGGGAGTTTCGCTCCGGACGGATGCCCTGTTTTCG GTTATGATGCTGTGCGCTGGAGAGACCGTCTGCTGCAGCTGGGACAAACCAGGACGTACTTCCAAACTAATAAAGATTTGCCGTTCTGCA AGTTCGGTTACAAGGTTGATATCATCACATGGAACCAGAAAACACACTGGGGATATTTAACCATTAAATTGAGCGACGGACAGGAAGAGGCACGAGTTGAGCTCAATCA TAAGACCCTGATGTTTGAGAGGTTTGTGGAGAGCAGTATTCTGGCTCAGTTTGAGCGAGACGTCCAGCCTGTGAAAGAGATCACGCTCCGGTTCTGTACGGGGAAAGGACTCCGGCCGCGGACGAAACTCCGGATCCTGAGCATCCGGCTCACTCCTCTCCAGAACCAGCTCAG GCCTCTGTGTCGCTATGATCTTCTGCTGAAGGAAAATAAAGACGTGACGTTCAGACCGATTCCCTGTGAAGACTCCAACTTCTGA